Genomic DNA from Mycobacteriales bacterium:
TCCGGGACTCCGGCGAAGACTGCGGCCAGCAAGCCTGCTCCGTCGGCCGCGAAGGCTTCGGCCAACAAGGCGCCTGCAAAGGCAACCAAGGCGGCTCCGGCCAAGGCGGGCAAGGCGGCTCCGGCCAAGGCGGCACCGGCCAAGGCGGGCAAGGCGGCTCCGGCCAAGGCGGCACCGGCCAAGGCGGCACCGGCCAAGGTGGTGAAGGCGGCCCCCACGCAGGCCGCCAAGGCTGCGCCGGCCAAGGCGGCTCCCGTCAAGGCGACTCCCGTCAGGGTGGTGAAGGCGGCGCCCCCGAAGCTGGCCAAGGCTGCGCCCATGCAGGCCGCCAAGGCCGCGCCGGCCAAGCCGGCCGCCAAGGCCAAAGCCGCGCCCGCCAAGGCCAAGGCCGCGCCCGCAAAGGCCGCACCCGCAAAGCCGGCCCGCGCGACGCCAGCGCAGCCCAGCGCCCCCAAGGCTGCTCCCGGGAAGGTGCCGGCCGCCGAGCGGGCCGGGACGACCGCCGCGCCGAAGCCGCCGGCTCCGATGGGCGACGACGCGTGGACCAAGCCCGAGCTCAAGGCCGTCCGCAGCGAGCTCGAGGACCAGGCGATCGAGCTGCGCGGTGAGATCGAGACCGCCGAGGCGGCCAGTGAGTCCCTCAAGCGTGACCAGAGCAGCGAGGGCTCCGGGGACGAGGCCGACGCCGGCACCAAGACCTTCGAGCGCGAGCACGAGATGTCGCTGGCCAACAACAGCCGCGATCTGCTCGTCCAGGTCGAGCGGGCGTTGGACCGGCTCGACGCGGGCACCTATGGCCGGTGCGAGAACTGCGGCAACCCGATCCCGAAGGCGCGGCTTCAGGCTTTCCCGCGGGCGACGCTGTGCGTGACGTGCAAGCAGCGCGAGGAGCGGCGCTGAGCGAGGCCGCACCTGTCCGGCGGCGCCGTACCGCGCTGCTCGCGGTCGTTGCCCTGACCGTGCTCGGGCTCGACGTCGCGACCAAGGTCTGGGTCGTCGCCGAGCTCGAGGGCAGGCGCACGCTCGAACTACTCGGTGGTCAGCTGCTCATCCGGGTGAGCCGCAACTCGGGGGCCGCCTTCTCCCTCGCCCAGGGCGCCACCCTGCTGCTCACCCTGGTCGCGGTGGTCGTGGTGGTCGTCATCGTGCGGCTCAGCCCCCGGGTCGGCAGCGTCGGCTGGGCGCTGAGCCTCGGCCTGCTGCTCGGCGGGGCCGGCGGCAATCTGATCGACCGGCTGCTGCGCAGCCCCGGCCCCGGACGCGGCGCGGTCGTCGACTTTCTCGACTTCCAGGTCTGGCCGAGTTTCAACGTCGCCGACAGCGGGATCGTGCTCGGCGGCCTCCTGGCAGTGCTGCTGTCCTTCCGCGGGATCGAGCTCGACGGTCGCCGCCAGGACGACCCCGCATGATGTACGGGTGACCTCGCGCCGCTCCCTGCCTGTCCCCGAGGGGCTGGACGGGCTGCGGCTGGACGCTGCGATCAGCCGGCTGTTCGGCCTGAGCCGGACGGCGGCGGCGGACCTGGTCGGGGCCGGCGCCGCCACCCTGGACGGCCAGCCGGTCCTCAAGAGCGAGCGGGTCACGGCCGGTGCGGTGCTCGAGGTCGACCTGCCGGATCCCGAGCGGGCCAGGTCGAAGCCGCCCGAGGTGGTCGCGGGCCTGGTCGTGCTCTACGAGGACGACGACATCCTCGTCGTGGACAAGCCGGTCGGCGTCGCGGCCCACCCCAGTCCCGGCTGGGACGGCCCGACCGTCATCGGCGGACTGGCCGCGACCGGCCACCGCGTCAGCACCAGCGGTGCGGAGGAGCGCCAGGGCGTCGTGCACCGCCTCGACGTCGGCACCAGCGGTTGCATGGCCGTCGCCAAGAGCGAGCGGGCGTACACCGTGCTCAAGGACGCCTTCCGGGAGCGGACCGTCGACAAGCGCTACCACGCGCTGGTCCAGGGCCACCCCGACCCGCTGACGGGAACGGTGGACGCGCCGATCGACCGCCACCCGAGCAGTGCGTACAAGTTCGCCGTGGTCGCCGGCGGCCGCGACAGCGTCACCCACTACGAGACGGTCGAGGCGTTCCGGCACGCCAGCCTGCTCGACATCCGGCTCGAGACCGGCCGGACCCACCAGATCCGGGTCCACATGGCCGCGCTCGAGCATCCCTGCGTCGGCGACGTCACCTACGGGGCCGACCCGACGCTGAGCAAGCGGCTGGGTCTCGAGCGCCAGTGGCTGCACGCCGTACGCCTCGGCTTCTCCCACCCCGACGACGGGCGCTGGGTGGAGTTCGCCAGCCCCTACCCGGCGGACCTGCAGCAGGCGCTGGACCGGGTGGCCGAGTGGTCCTGAGGAGCCTGAGGAGATGGCTGTGAGCCTGCGCGACCTCGACACCCGGCTGGTGCCCCGCCTGGCGGTGCTGCTGCGGGGCGTGCTGGACGGGCTGTCCGACCGGCGCCGGCGGCTGTCGCTGGTCATGCTGGCCGGCGGCCGTGCCCTGCGCCGGCTCGACGACCGCTATGTCGCGCGCGGTCCGCTCAGGTTGCTGAGCGACGTGCCGCAACTGGGCCTGTTCCTGGCGGCCACCGTGTTCGTTGCCGGTACGGGTGCCGCCCTCGCGCTGAGCAGCCCCGAGACGGTGCGTGAGCGGGAGCAGGCCCAGCGGGAGGCCGAGCTGCCGCTGACGCTCGGACCGCCGGTCGGTGCGGACATCGACGCGCACTTCGCGACGGCCCGGGACCGGGCGGTGGAGCTGTCCCGTCGTGACCCCGGCGGCCGCTTCCTCGCGCTGATCAGCCTGAACAGGGGGCTCACCCCGGAGGAGACCGGCGAGCTGCTGGTGGAGTCCGGGCTCGAGGTACGGCTCGGCTACCTGCGTGCGCCGGTGCCGGGGGAGCCGGAGAAGATCCGCTTCCAGACGCCCGGAGAGATCGTTGCCGGGCTGCGGCAGGTGTTCTCGCAGATCGCGATGCGCAAGGCGGACGAGCAGCAGGAGCTGCTCCGCACGGCCAAGACCATTGCGGTCGGTTCGCCGGAGGAGGAGTTCCGCCGGGTGTACGAAGCCGACGCGCGCACCGTCGGACAGGAGGCGAACGCCTACCGGACCGGCTGCGCCTGCGTGTTCGCGCTCGTCGTGGAGGCGCAGGCCGCGGAGCTGGCCGAGCTACCGGCGCTGCCGGTCGTCCGTGGTGTCGAGCTGGCCCGGCGCGGGGCGGAGCTGGACATGCTGAGGATCTTCCCGGTCGCGCCGAGCGAGCAGGGGGTCGTGGAGCCGCCGGTCCAGCGGGGGAGCCAGAGCCCGTGACGGCGGAGGTGCGGCTCGCACGGTCGGCCGACCTCGACGAGGTCTACGCGCTGCGCCACGAGGTCTTCGTGCTCGGCCAGGACGTGCCGGCCGACCTCGAACGCGACGAGCTCGACGCGGCCGCCGACCACGCGCTGGCGCGGCTGGACGGTCGGATCGTGGGGACCGGCCGGCTGGTCGACGGCCGGACCGACGAGCAGGGCCGGCTGCTCCCGGGTACGGCCGGGACCGTAGGCACGATCGGGCGGATGGCCGTGGCCGAGGACGCCCGTGGCGCCGGCACCGGCCGGGCGCTGCTCGACCTGCTCGTGGCGCGGGCCGCCGAGCGTGGGCTGTCGGCTGTCGAACTGCACGCCCAGCTGCACGCCCGCGGGTTCTACGAACGGGCCGGCTTCACGCCGTACGGCGAGGTGTACCTCGAGGCCGGCATCGAGCACCTGGGCATGCGCCGGGAGCTCCGGCGGGGTTCGCCGGGCCTGCGGCGGGGCAGATCGGCGCCCGTGTCGGGTGACGTGGCGCAGCAGCTGGCCGAGCGGATGCAGGCCGAGCAGTGGAGGTTCGCGACGGCCGAGTCCGTCACCGCCGGTCTGGTGGCCGATCGGGCCGCGCAGGGGAAGGGCGCGAGTGAGTGGCTGCTGGGCGGCGTCGTCGCCTACGCCAGCGAGACCAAGCAGCGGCTGCTCGGGGTCGCGCCCGGGCCGGTCGTGAACCCGGAGACGGCCGGGCAGATGGCCCGTGGCGTGGCGGAGCTGATGGCCGCCGACGTCACCGTCTCGACGACCGGCGTCGGCGGCCCGGATCCCGAGGAGGGGCAGCCGGCGGGCACCGTCTGGGTCGGTGTGTGGGTCGACGGGCAGGTGACGACGCACCGGCTGCAGCTGGCCGGTGACCCCGAGGACATCTGTACCGGTGCCGCCGAGGCCGCCCTCCGCCTGGTCCTCGGCGCCCTGCCCGCACGCTGACGCTGCCGCCTCGGACAGGATGGTGGTGTGGGAGCGACCGCGCGGCGCACCGACCGGCTGGCGACGGACCGGGAGATCCTGCGCCTGGCCGTACCCGCCTTCGGTGCGCTGGTCGCCGAGCCGCTGTTCCTGCTCGCGGACTCCGCGGTGGTGGGCCGGTTGGGGACCCCGCCGCTGGCCGGGCTCGGCATCGCGGGAAGCGTGCTCGCCAGCGCGATCGGTGTCTTCGTCTTCCTCGCGTACGGGACGACGGCGGCGGTCGCGCGGCGGGTGGGAGCCGGCGACCTGCGTGCCGCCGTCGAGGACGGCATCGACGGCGTGTGGCTGGCTGCGCTGATCGGTGCAGCCACCGCCGTTCTCGGCTTCGTGTTCGCGCCGCAGGTCGTCGCAGGTTTCTCGGCGTCCGGCGCCGTGGCCGAGCAGGCGGTGATCTACCTGCGCTGGTCGCTGCCGGGCCTGCCGGCGATGCTCGTCGTCCTGGCGGCCACCGGCATTCTGCGCGGGCTGCAGGACACCCGGACACCCTTGCTGGTCGCCGCGGCCGGTGCGGCAGCCAACCTCGTGCTGAGCATCGGCCTCGTGCACGGCGCCGGGATGGGGATCGCCGGCTCCGCGCTCGGTACCGTGCTGGCCCAGGCCGGCATGGCCGTGGCCTTTCTCGTCGTCGTCGTACGCGCCGCCCGGCGCACAGGTGCCGCGCTGCGGCCGGATGCCGCCGGACTGCTGCGCGTGGGACGGGTGGGCCTGCCGCTGCTGGTCCGGACGCTCACGCTCCGTGCCGCGCTGCTCGTCACCACCTACGTCGCGGTCGCCCAGGGGGACGCGGAGCTGGCTGCGCACCAGGTCGCGACCGTGCTGTGGGGCTTCCTGGCGCTCGCCCTGGATGCCGTCGCGATCGCCGGGCAGGCGCTCACCGGCCGGGCCCTGGGAGCCGGAGACGGCGAGGCCGCCCGCGCCCTCACCCGGCGCATGCTGGTCTGGGGGATCGGCGCAGGCGTCGTGCTCGGTGCAGGCGTGCTCGCGCTGCGCCCGGTGCTCGCTCCACTGTTCAGCCCCGAGCCGGAGGTGCAGGGCGCGCTCGTGGCGGTACTGGTCGTCGTCGCGGTCACCCAGCCGCTGGCCGGCTGGGTGTTCGTGCTGGACGGCGTGCTGATCGGCGCCGGGGACGGCCGCTACCTCGCCGTCGCAGGGCTGATCACCCTCGTCGGCTACCTGCCGTTCGCCCTGCTGGTGCTGGCGTCACCGGTGGCGGGGACCGCCGGTCTGGTCTGGCTGTGGGTGGCCTTCGCCGGCGGTTTCATGCTCGTACGCGCCATCACTCTCGGGCTGCGGCTGCGCAGCGGTGCCTGGCTGGTGATGGGAGCGGTGCGGTAGTCGGGCGGCCCGTGCGACAGCGGCCGTCACGGGATCTTCATGTCGGGCGGCTAGTTTGACCTGCGCTGCGGGCGGTTCGGCTCTCTCCGGGCCGCCGCGGTTCGTGCCCTGGGCATCGTGGGAAGCGCGTCTGCTGACGCCGCTCGACGGTGCCGCGCGCGGGTCCCTGTCCCCGATCGACGGAGGCGCGTGAACTTCCTCGAGTACCTCGAGTCCAACCGTGAGCCCCTGCTGGAACTCACCGTCGAGCACGTCCAGATCGTGTTGCTCTCCGTCGGCATCGCCCTCGTGGTCGGGGGTGCCCTGGGGGTGCTGGCCCACCGGAGCCTGACGCTGCGTCCCCTCGTGCTGACCTTCGCCTCGACGATGCTCACGATCCCGTCGCTGGCCCTGTTCGCGCTCGCCATCCCGCTGTTCGGCCTCGGCACCAAGCCCTCCGTCTTCGCGCTGGTGCTCTACGGCCTGCTCCCGATCGTGCGGAACACCGTCTCCGGGCTGGAGTCCGTCGATCCCGCGATCGTGCGCGCGGCGCGTGGGATGGGGATGAGTCGGGGGCGGCGCTTCCTCAGCATCGAACTGCCGCTCGCCTGGCCCGTGCTGCTCGCGGGAGTCCGCGTCTCCACCCAGATCGTCGTCGGCATCGCCGCCATCGCGGCCTTCGTCAACGGACCCGGCCTCGGGAACGAGATCTTCCGGGGACTGCGCTCGCTGGGTAGCCCCTTCGCCCTGAACTTCGTCCTCGGCGGCACGCTCGGCATCGTCGTCGTCGCCCTGGTCCTCGACGCTGCGTTCGTCCTGGTGCAGCGGTTCACCACCTCGAAGGGTCTGCGATGACCAACCCCACCGATTCCGCGGCCGAAGGCGCCGCGACTCCGGCGACCGTCCCGCACGAGGAGCCGATGATCCGGCTCGACGAGCTCACCAAGCGCTTCCGCGGGCAGGCCGCGCCCGCCGTCGACCGGGTGTCGATGCAGGTGCGCCGCGGCGAGATCGTCGTCCTCGTCGGACCGTCCGGTTGCGGCAAGACCACGACGATGGAGCTCGTCAACAGGCTCATCGAGCCGACCTCCGGCCGGATCTTCCTGGACGGCGAGGACGTCACCCGGGCCGACCCGGACGCGCTGCGACGTCGGATCGGCTACGTCATCCAGGCGACCGGGCTGTTCCCGCACCAGACGATCGCCAGCAACATCGCGACGGTCCCGAAGATGCTCGGCTGGAAGAAGACCCGCATCGCCGACCGCGTCGACGAGCTGCTCGAGCTGGTGGGCATGGACGCCGCGACCTACCGCGGCCGCTACCCGAAGGAGCTGTCGGGCGGCCAGCGCCAGCGCATCGGTGTCGCCCGGGCGATGGCCGCCGACCCGCCGGTGATGTTGATGGACGAGCCGTTCGGCGCGATCGACCCGATCACCCGCGAACGGCTGCAGAACGAGTTCCTCCGAGTGCAGTCGCAGGTGCAGAAGACCGTCATCTTCGTGACCCATGACGTCGACGAGGCGATCAAGATGGGCGACCGGATCGCCGTGCTGCGCGACCAGTCGCACATCGCGCAGTTCGACACGCCCGAGGAGATCCTCACCAACCCGGCCGACAGCTACGTCGAGGACTTCATCGGCGCGGGCGCGGCGCTCAAGCGGCTGAACCTCACCCGCATCCGCGACGTCGAGGTGACCACCGACTGCCCGACCGCGCGCCTGAGCGACCGGGTCGAGGACGTGCGCCGGCGGCTGCACGAGTCCGACTGGACCACGATCCTGCTGATCGACGAGCAGGGGCGCCCTGCCCGCTGGCTCAACACGCGGGACCTCAACCGACCGGAAACCGACCTGCGCCGCCTCGGGCTGCCCGTCGTCGCCCTCGTCGAGCCGCACGCCACCCTGTCGGACGCGCTCAACGAGCTCGTCACCTCCAACGCCGGGGTCGCGGTCGTCGTGGACGGTCGGGGCACCTATCAGGGGCTGGTGGACCTGGACACGCTCATGACGAGCGTCCGCTCGACGCGCGACCGCAACGAGGAGTACTACCGGGTGGCCAAGCTCGCCGTCGAGGACCGCACGCCGTGACCGCTCTGACGGCGCTTCCGCCGCCCGAGCCCGGCCCCGGCCGGACGCGCCTGTCCCGCCGCAGTGCGGCGGGTTGGCTGGGCATGCCGGTGTTCCTGCTCGTCATCAACGGCCTCCTGTACGCCTGGGTGCAGCGCCAGGAGCTCGACAGCATCGAGGCGCGGGTGCTGAACGCGCCGGCCCTGCGTGAGCGGGTGGCCGAGCACGTTCAGCTGTCGCTGGTGTCGACCGCTCTGGTCATCGCGGTCGCCGTCCCGCTCGGCATCCTGGCGACGCGGCCCAGCACCCGCCGTGCCAGCCCGGTGATTCTCGCGCTCGGGAACCTGGGGCAGGCGATTCCGTCGTTCGGGCTGATCACCCTCATCGTGCTGACGCTCGGCACCGGCTTCCGGTCGATCGTCATCGGCCTGTTCGCCTACTCCGCCCTGCCGATCCTGCGGAACACCATCGTGGGCCTGCAGCAGGTCGACCCCTCGCTCACGAAGGCGGCGCGCGGCATGGGCATGGGACCGCTGCGCGTCCTGCGCCGCGTCGAGCTCCCGCTCGCCGTGCCGGTCGTCCTGGCCGGCATCCGTACAGCGCTGATCATCAACGTCGGCACGGCCACGCTGTCCACCTTCTTCGGCGTCCAGGCACTGGGTTACGTGATTTTCCAGGGCATCCAGCTGAACCGGGACGTGGTCCTCGTCACCGGGGCCGTCCTCGCCTCCTCCCTCGCGCTGCTCGCCGACTACCTGGCGGGGGTCGTGCAGGACCTGCTCTCCCCTCGCGGGCTCTGACCCGTTTCCCCGCGCCACCCGACAGAAAGAGGCTCTCGCATGCGTTCCCGTACCCCCGTCCTCAGCGCCGTCCTCGGTGTCCTGCTCACCGCCACCGCCTGCGGCGGCGGTGACCCGGCGACCCCGGGCGACGGACCGCTGTCCGACGCCACCATCACGGTCGGGTCCAAGGACTTCGACGAACAGCTCATCCTCGGCCACATCAGCAAGCTCGCGCTCGAGGACGCCGGTGCCACTGTCGTCGACCAGATCAACCTCGGCGGTACGGACGCCTCCCGCGGCGCGCTCGTCTCCGGCAAGGTGGACCACTACTGGGAGTACAACGGCACCGCGTGGATCAGCTTCTTCAAGGAGACCGAGCCGATCCCGGACCGCATCGAGCAGTACGAAGTCGTCCGCGACCGCGACCTGGCCGAGAACGAGCTGGTCTGGCTCGAGCCGGCGAACTTCAACAACACCTACGGCCTCGCGTTCCGCAGCGAGGCGGCTGCCGAGCTCGGCAGTCCCGAGACCATCTCGGACCTTGCGTCTGTCGAGGCCGGCGCGCTGTCGCTGTGCGTGGAGAGCGAGTTCTCCACCCGTGACGACGGCCTGCCCGGGCTGGAGAAGACCTACGGGTTCGAGTTCCCGGACAAGCAGGTGACCGTGCTCGACACCGGCATCGTCTACACCTCCACCGACAAGGGTCAGCCCTGCAACTTCGGTGAGATCTTCACGACCGACGGTCGGATCGGTGCGCTCGACCTGACCGTCCTCGAGGACGACAAGGCGTTCTTCCCGCTGTACAACGCCTCGCCCGTCTTCACCAAGGAGGTCATGGACAGCCATGGCGAGGAGCTCACCGAGCTGTACGGCCCGATCACCGAGGCCCTCACGCAGGACGTCATGACCGACCTCAACAAGCGCGTCTCCGCCGACGGCGAGCGGCCCGAGCAGGTCGCGAAGTCCTGGCTGGAGGACAACGACCTGATCGGCTGATCTGCGGTTCCCGCGGCGCACGTCCGACCAGCTGCGGCCTCGTGACCGCCAAGCGCGGGCCCCAGCGCGGCCACACCGCGGGCCCCACCAGCCCCACCGGGGCGCCGTGGGCGTGTCCGTGCGGTGCGCCTGCCGCGAACTGTCGGGTCCTCGTGGCAGAGTTGCCGGCAGCACGCAACAGCACAGCACGGGCCGTCTTCCCCTCGGACCGACGCTGCACCATCCGGCGTACCCGTAGGAGAGACGTGACCGCGCGAGACTCGTTCGTGCACCTGCACGTGCACACCGAGTACTCCATGCTCGACGGTGCGGCGCGGCTGGACGAGTTGTTCGCCCGCACCGCGGAGCTCGGGATGCCGGCCCTGGCGATGACCGACCACGGCAACGTCTTCGGTGCCTACGACTTCTGGAAGAAGGCGCAGGCCCACGGCGTCAAGCCGATCATCGGCATCGAGAGCTACGTCGCCCCCGGCAGCCGGTTCGACAAGACCCGCGTCAAGTGGGGCGCCGGCGGCGAGGACGACGTCTCCGGTGGTGGTGCCTACACCCACATGACGATGCTCGCCACCAGCACGGAGGGCATGCACCGGCTGTTCAAGCTCTCCAGCCTGGCGAGTCTCGAGGGCTACTACTACAAGCCGCGCATGGACAAGGAGCTGCTCGCCGAGCACATCCGGCCCGACGTCGATCTGATCGGGACCACCGGCTGCCCGTCCGGGGAGATCCAGACCTACCTTCGGATGGGGCAGTACGACAAGGCCAAGCAGAGCGCGGGCGAGTTCCGCGACATCTTCGGCGCGCAGAACTTCTACTGCGAGCTGATGGACCACGGGATCCCCATCGAGCGGCGCGCGCAGAAGGACCTGATCCGGTTGGCCCGGGACATGGGCCTGCCGTTCCTGGCCACCAACGACCTGCACTACACCGCGCCCGGGGACGCCACCGCCCACGAGGTGCTGCTGTGCGTGCAGTCCGGCAAGACGATGGCCGACCCGCAGCGCTTCAAGTTCGACGCGCAGGACTTCTACCTCAAGAGCCCGCAGGAGATGCGGTCGCTGTGGAGCGAGTTCCCCGAGGCCTGCGACAACACGCTGCTCGTCGCCGAGCGCTGCGAGATGAGCTTCACCGAGGGCCGCGACCTGATGCCGCGGGTGCCGGTGCCCGAGGGCTACGACGAGCAGAGCTTCCTGCGTGCGCAGGTGCACGAGGGGCTGGCCCGCCGCTTCCCCGACGGTGTTCCGGAGGGACACACGAAGCAGGCCGACTACGAGGTCGATGTCATCTGCCAGATGGGCTTCCCGGGCTACTTCCTGGTGACCGCCGACCTGGTCCGCTACGCCCACGAGGCCGGCATCCGGGTCGGTCCCGGTCGCGGCAGCGCAGCCGGGAGCCTCGTCGCGTACGCCCTGGCGATCACCGAGCTCGACCCGATCGCGCACAAGCTGCTGTTCGAGCGGTTCCTCAACCCCGAGCGCATCTCGATGCCCGACATCGACCTGGACTTCGACGAGCGCCGGCGCGGCGACATGATCCGCTACGCGACGGAGAAGTACGGCGAGGAGCGCGTCTCGCAGATCATCACCTACGGCACGATCAAGGCGAAGGCCGCGGTGAAGGACGCCGCGCGTGTGCTCGGCTTCCCCTACGCCACCGGTGACAGGATCACCAAGGCGATGCCGCCGGCGGTCATGGGCAAGGACGTCCCGCTGGCCGGGATCTTCGACCCCAGCCACAAGCGCTACAACGAGGCCGGCGAGTTCCGCGCGCTGTACGAGAGCGACCCCGACGCCAAGCAGGTCGTCGACACCGCGCGCGGCCTGGAGGGCCTCAAGCGGCAGTGGGGCGTGCACGCCGCCGGCGTCATCCTGTGCCGCGAGCCGCTGCTGGACGTCATCCCGATCCACCGCCGGGAGCAGGACGGCGCGATCATCACCCAGTTCGACATGGGCGCCTGCGAGACGCTCGGGCTGCTCAAGATGGACTTCCTGGGGCTGCGCAACCTGACGGTGCTGGACGACTGCCTCGAGCACATCGAGAGCAACCGCGGTCAGACCGTCGTGCTCGAGACGCTGCCGCTGGAGGACCGGCCGGCGTACGAGCTGCTGGCCAGCGGCCACACGCTCGGGGTGTTCCAGCTGGACAACCCCGGTATGCGGGCGCTGCTGCGGTCGATGAAGCCGGACAACTTCGAGGACATCTCCGCCGTTCTCGCGCTCTACCGGCCGGGCCCGATGGGCGCCAACGCCCACAACGACTACGCCG
This window encodes:
- a CDS encoding nicotinamide-nucleotide amidohydrolase family protein, which gives rise to MTAEVRLARSADLDEVYALRHEVFVLGQDVPADLERDELDAAADHALARLDGRIVGTGRLVDGRTDEQGRLLPGTAGTVGTIGRMAVAEDARGAGTGRALLDLLVARAAERGLSAVELHAQLHARGFYERAGFTPYGEVYLEAGIEHLGMRRELRRGSPGLRRGRSAPVSGDVAQQLAERMQAEQWRFATAESVTAGLVADRAAQGKGASEWLLGGVVAYASETKQRLLGVAPGPVVNPETAGQMARGVAELMAADVTVSTTGVGGPDPEEGQPAGTVWVGVWVDGQVTTHRLQLAGDPEDICTGAAEAALRLVLGALPAR
- the lspA gene encoding signal peptidase II gives rise to the protein MQAARGAALSEAAPVRRRRTALLAVVALTVLGLDVATKVWVVAELEGRRTLELLGGQLLIRVSRNSGAAFSLAQGATLLLTLVAVVVVVVIVRLSPRVGSVGWALSLGLLLGGAGGNLIDRLLRSPGPGRGAVVDFLDFQVWPSFNVADSGIVLGGLLAVLLSFRGIELDGRRQDDPA
- a CDS encoding MATE family efflux transporter encodes the protein MGATARRTDRLATDREILRLAVPAFGALVAEPLFLLADSAVVGRLGTPPLAGLGIAGSVLASAIGVFVFLAYGTTAAVARRVGAGDLRAAVEDGIDGVWLAALIGAATAVLGFVFAPQVVAGFSASGAVAEQAVIYLRWSLPGLPAMLVVLAATGILRGLQDTRTPLLVAAAGAAANLVLSIGLVHGAGMGIAGSALGTVLAQAGMAVAFLVVVVRAARRTGAALRPDAAGLLRVGRVGLPLLVRTLTLRAALLVTTYVAVAQGDAELAAHQVATVLWGFLALALDAVAIAGQALTGRALGAGDGEAARALTRRMLVWGIGAGVVLGAGVLALRPVLAPLFSPEPEVQGALVAVLVVVAVTQPLAGWVFVLDGVLIGAGDGRYLAVAGLITLVGYLPFALLVLASPVAGTAGLVWLWVAFAGGFMLVRAITLGLRLRSGAWLVMGAVR
- a CDS encoding ABC transporter permease is translated as MTALTALPPPEPGPGRTRLSRRSAAGWLGMPVFLLVINGLLYAWVQRQELDSIEARVLNAPALRERVAEHVQLSLVSTALVIAVAVPLGILATRPSTRRASPVILALGNLGQAIPSFGLITLIVLTLGTGFRSIVIGLFAYSALPILRNTIVGLQQVDPSLTKAARGMGMGPLRVLRRVELPLAVPVVLAGIRTALIINVGTATLSTFFGVQALGYVIFQGIQLNRDVVLVTGAVLASSLALLADYLAGVVQDLLSPRGL
- a CDS encoding RluA family pseudouridine synthase, whose translation is MTSRRSLPVPEGLDGLRLDAAISRLFGLSRTAAADLVGAGAATLDGQPVLKSERVTAGAVLEVDLPDPERARSKPPEVVAGLVVLYEDDDILVVDKPVGVAAHPSPGWDGPTVIGGLAATGHRVSTSGAEERQGVVHRLDVGTSGCMAVAKSERAYTVLKDAFRERTVDKRYHALVQGHPDPLTGTVDAPIDRHPSSAYKFAVVAGGRDSVTHYETVEAFRHASLLDIRLETGRTHQIRVHMAALEHPCVGDVTYGADPTLSKRLGLERQWLHAVRLGFSHPDDGRWVEFASPYPADLQQALDRVAEWS
- a CDS encoding ABC transporter ATP-binding protein; translated protein: MIRLDELTKRFRGQAAPAVDRVSMQVRRGEIVVLVGPSGCGKTTTMELVNRLIEPTSGRIFLDGEDVTRADPDALRRRIGYVIQATGLFPHQTIASNIATVPKMLGWKKTRIADRVDELLELVGMDAATYRGRYPKELSGGQRQRIGVARAMAADPPVMLMDEPFGAIDPITRERLQNEFLRVQSQVQKTVIFVTHDVDEAIKMGDRIAVLRDQSHIAQFDTPEEILTNPADSYVEDFIGAGAALKRLNLTRIRDVEVTTDCPTARLSDRVEDVRRRLHESDWTTILLIDEQGRPARWLNTRDLNRPETDLRRLGLPVVALVEPHATLSDALNELVTSNAGVAVVVDGRGTYQGLVDLDTLMTSVRSTRDRNEEYYRVAKLAVEDRTP
- a CDS encoding glycine betaine ABC transporter substrate-binding protein, which encodes MRSRTPVLSAVLGVLLTATACGGGDPATPGDGPLSDATITVGSKDFDEQLILGHISKLALEDAGATVVDQINLGGTDASRGALVSGKVDHYWEYNGTAWISFFKETEPIPDRIEQYEVVRDRDLAENELVWLEPANFNNTYGLAFRSEAAAELGSPETISDLASVEAGALSLCVESEFSTRDDGLPGLEKTYGFEFPDKQVTVLDTGIVYTSTDKGQPCNFGEIFTTDGRIGALDLTVLEDDKAFFPLYNASPVFTKEVMDSHGEELTELYGPITEALTQDVMTDLNKRVSADGERPEQVAKSWLEDNDLIG
- a CDS encoding ABC transporter permease, whose translation is MNFLEYLESNREPLLELTVEHVQIVLLSVGIALVVGGALGVLAHRSLTLRPLVLTFASTMLTIPSLALFALAIPLFGLGTKPSVFALVLYGLLPIVRNTVSGLESVDPAIVRAARGMGMSRGRRFLSIELPLAWPVLLAGVRVSTQIVVGIAAIAAFVNGPGLGNEIFRGLRSLGSPFALNFVLGGTLGIVVVALVLDAAFVLVQRFTTSKGLR
- a CDS encoding TraR/DksA C4-type zinc finger protein → MATRFGKVRNLLPGGKKPSTEETPAPVPAAPSPSAQPAAPPGPRSRSGAGRSGTPAKTAASKPAPSAAKASANKAPAKATKAAPAKAGKAAPAKAAPAKAGKAAPAKAAPAKAAPAKVVKAAPTQAAKAAPAKAAPVKATPVRVVKAAPPKLAKAAPMQAAKAAPAKPAAKAKAAPAKAKAAPAKAAPAKPARATPAQPSAPKAAPGKVPAAERAGTTAAPKPPAPMGDDAWTKPELKAVRSELEDQAIELRGEIETAEAASESLKRDQSSEGSGDEADAGTKTFEREHEMSLANNSRDLLVQVERALDRLDAGTYGRCENCGNPIPKARLQAFPRATLCVTCKQREERR